A stretch of the Streptomyces showdoensis genome encodes the following:
- a CDS encoding GNAT family N-acetyltransferase, with translation MPLIRDIVQADYSVVEELLYSNHLGDGRFYDPEGLDVVVAELQGSVVGVAEFQLHCDFGHDEGREAHPGEQTFISTMAVALTGRRGGVGRALLTEIARRAQKAGDTFLALVPQDGADAADRQAFFKACGFTLYGPAGPGAAWGCPVSEILAVRGTADAASE, from the coding sequence ATGCCGCTCATCCGTGACATCGTCCAAGCCGATTACTCGGTGGTGGAGGAGCTGCTGTACTCGAATCATCTGGGAGACGGCAGGTTCTACGACCCCGAGGGCCTGGACGTCGTCGTGGCCGAGCTCCAAGGGTCTGTCGTCGGGGTCGCCGAGTTCCAGCTCCACTGCGACTTCGGGCACGACGAAGGCCGGGAGGCGCATCCCGGCGAGCAGACGTTCATCTCAACGATGGCGGTCGCCCTTACCGGTCGTCGCGGCGGGGTCGGCCGGGCACTTCTCACTGAGATCGCCCGCCGGGCCCAGAAGGCCGGCGACACGTTCCTGGCCCTGGTGCCGCAGGACGGCGCCGACGCGGCTGACCGGCAGGCGTTCTTCAAGGCGTGCGGGTTCACGCTCTACGGCCCCGCCGGCCCGGGCGCGGCATGGGGCTGCCCGGTCTCGGAGATTCTCGCCGTGCGGGG